In the Mus pahari chromosome 19, PAHARI_EIJ_v1.1, whole genome shotgun sequence genome, one interval contains:
- the Homer3 gene encoding homer protein homolog 3, with protein MSTAREQPIFSTRAHVFQIDPTTKRNWIPAGKHALTVSYFYDATRNVYRIISIGGAKAIINSTVTPNMTFTKTSQKFGQWADSRANTVYGLGFASEQQLTQFAEKFQEVKEAARLAREKSQDGGEFTSTGLALASHQVPPSPLVSTNGPGEEKLFRSQSADTPGPTERERLKKMLSEGSVGEVQWEAEFFALQDSNQRLAGALREANAAATQWRQQLEAHRAEAELWRQRVAELEAQVAAEPVRAGEKEATGQSVEQLEARVQTKDQEIQTLKNQSTGTREAPDTAEREETQQQVQDLETRNAELEQQLRTMECNLEEARAERERARAEVGRAAQLLDVRLFELSELREGLARLAEAAP; from the exons ATGTCCACAGCCAG GGAACAGCCAATCTTCAGCACGCGGGCGCACGTGTTCCAGATCGACCCCACCACAAAGCGGAACTGGATCCCCGCCGGCAAGCACGCACTTACCGTGTCCTATTTCTACGATGCAACCCGAAACGTGTACCGCATCATCAGCATCGGGGGTGCCAAG GCCATCATCAACAGCACAGTCACTCCCAACATGACCTTCACCAAAACCTCTCAGAAGTTCGGGCAATGGGCGGACAGTCGAGCCAACACTGTCTACGGCCTAGGATTTGCCTCTGAACAGCAGCTGACCCAG TTTGCTGAGAAGTTTCAGGAGGTGAAAGAAGCTGCCAGGCTGGCTCGAGAGAAATCTCAAGATGGTGGAGAATTCACTAGTACTGGCCTGGCCCTTGCCTCCCATCAG GTTCCTCCGAGCCCCTTGGTCAGCACCAATGGTCCAGGAGAGGAAAAGCTGTTCCGCAGCCAGAGCGCGGACACCCCTGGCCCCACCGAGCGGGAACGGTTGAAGAAGATGCTGTCAGAAGG CTCTGTAGGGGAGGTCCAGTGGGAGGCCGAGTTCTTTGCGCTTCAGGACAGCAACCAGAGGCTGGCGGGAGCCCTTCGGGAGGCCAACGCAGCGGCCACTCAGTGGAGACAACAACTGGAGGCCCACCGTGCAGAGGCTGAGCTCTGGAGACAGAGG GTAGCAGAGCTGGAGGCCCAGGTGGCTGCAGAGCCGGTTcgggcaggagagaaagaagccacCGGCCAGTCCGTGGAGCAGCTGGAGGCTCGGGTGCAGACTAAGGACCAG GAGATCCAGACTTTGAAGAATCAGAGCACTGGCACGCGAGAGGCTCCCGACACTGCCGAGCGGGAAGAGACACAGCAGCAGGTTCAG GACCTGGAGACCCGGAATGCagagctggagcagcagctgcgGACGATGGAGTGCAACCTGGAGGAGGCTCGGGCCGAGCGGGAGCGCGCACGGGCAGAGGTGGGCCGGGCTGCGCAGCTGTTGGATGTTCGGCTGTTTGAGCTCAGTGAGCTGCGTGAGGGCCTGGCACGCCTGGCAGAGGCAGCCCCCTAG